The following proteins are co-located in the Larimichthys crocea isolate SSNF chromosome XXIV, L_crocea_2.0, whole genome shotgun sequence genome:
- the LOC104939740 gene encoding probable G-protein coupled receptor 151, translating to MLLTHSLMRSRPHQSVSAPRRTGQSSVISLEHFICFLTSGSSNFEDMDTDRPANVSFSDFVGGVQLLRGEDTRTAMPVILIGICVCGAVGNLLVLLVFLRDFRNGKGSEVKALLASVASTDLVILLLCAPVRAITFYKQTWTLGSFVCSTADWFQHSCVVAKTLVLAVTTRAKHTLVPSTAAGPLYSPTWIHAVLAFVWIVSMMFPIPQMLFASVVPHGSDALCVSQVPECASDFMSLFYKIYPTATFVVPVSFTVAYYTKSLHFAVNHAPSPQQQSKVTLVLLCLSGALGLMLLPEWGTFTWIRLGYNKPPVGLILFAQVLLYACSALSPVILMTMYDDVRQGLISIWFIGTCRGSKQLPSNKCPKTEGNGAEVGTNAVANAVSAEQEKTFPDVEHFWTGRRNTHVEEEQDPVPWEREEKML from the coding sequence ATGCTGCTCACCCACTCGCTGATGCGATCACGACCCCATCAGAGCGTCTCAGCTCCGCGGCGCACCGGACAATCCTCCGTGATTTCTttggaacatttcatttgttttctcacttcAGGGAGCTCGAACTTTGAAGACATGGATACTGATCGACCTGCAAATGTCTCCTTCTCTGATTTCGTTGGAGGAGTCCAGCTCCTCCGGGGAGAGGACACCAGGACCGCCATGCCCGTCATCCTGATCGGGATCTGCGTGTGCGGGGCCGTTGGGAATTTGCTCGTTTTGCTGGTTTTCCTCCGTGACTTCAGAAACGGGAAGGGCTCCGAGGTGAAGGCGCTCCTCGCCTCTGTGGCCTCCACGGACTTGgtcatcctgctgctgtgcGCACCCGTGCGCGCCATCACCTTCTACAAGCAGACCTGGACCTTGGGCAGCTTTGTGTGCAGCACCGCGGACTGGTTCCAGCACTCGTGTGTGGTTGCAAAAACTTTAGTCCTCGCTGTCACCACCAGAGCCAAACACACTCTGGTCCCCAGCACCGCCGCGGGGCCCCTCTACAGCCCGACGTGGATCCACGCAGTCCTGGCGTTCGTGTGGATCGTGTCCATGATGTTTCCCATCCCGCAGATGCTGTTCGCCTCTGTGGTGCCGCACGGCAGCGACGCGCTCTGCGTCTCTCAGGTGCCAGAGTGCGCGTCTGACTTCATGAGTTTGTTCTACAAGATCTACCCGACTGCGACCTTCGTGGTGCCGGTCAGCTTTACCGTGGCCTACTACACGAAATCGCTCCACTTTGCGGTGAATCACGCACCCAGCCCGCAGCAGCAGAGCAAGGTGACCCTGGTGCTGCTGTGTCTGAGCGGCGCCCTCGGCCTCATGCTGCTGCCGGAGTGGGGCACATTCACCTGGATCAGGCTCGGGTACAACAAACCTCCCGTGGGCTTGATCCTCTTTGCGCAGGTGCTCCTTTACGCGTGCAGCGCGCTGTCTCCGGTCATCCTCATGACCATGTACGACGACGTGCGCCAGGGACTCATCTCCATCTGGTTCATCGGGACCTGCAGAGGCTCCAAGCAGCTCCCCAGCAACAAGTGTCCGAAAACGGAGGGAAACGGAGCAGAAGTCGGAACCAACGCCGTGGCCAACGCGGTCTCAGCGGAGCAGGAGAAGACGTTCCCGGACGTTGAGCACTTTTGGACAGGGCGCAGGAATACGCACGTCGAGGAGGAGCAGGATCCGGTTCcgtgggagagagaggagaagatgcTGTAG